A single region of the Cyanobacteriota bacterium genome encodes:
- the dnaG gene encoding DNA primase — protein sequence MRLHPDTIAEVKQRVDIYDVVSEHVVLRKQGKDFVGLCPFHDDKSPSFSVSPSKQFYYCFSCGAGGNAIKFLMELGQQSFTDVVLALANRYQVPVKTLEVADREELQRQLSVQEQLYEILALAADFYAHALRQSTGQKALAYLLDKRSLTEETIQQFQLGYAPPGWSTLWGYLVEHKHKPAELVERAGLVVPRKTGDGYYDRFRDRLMIPIHDLQGRVIGFGGRALGDEQPKYLNSPETELFDKSKTLFGLDKARAMIAKRDQAIVVEGYFDVIALHAAGITNAVASLGTALNAGQVKQLLRYTESKQIVLNFDADKAGTTATERAISEVEHLVYQGQVQLRVLNLPNGKDPDEFLRQHTPEDYQQLLQEAPLWLDWQIQQVLLGRDLRQADQFQQAVGAIVKLLGNLTNASQRTYYIHRCAELLSQGEAHLALQLEADLRTQVRGQRWHGQGQKWERPGTTGLRDAAEAQLLMLYLHCPNHRLRWLDELKRRDLLEPGFGLSHHRFLWQQILASQQQLTGLDVTYYPGSGDIDWTPLLTIDLLDLLQDHYTNFPEEMAQLTHLLHPSETDVLVLSRPEQNLITAAASLERIACEKRCRHLLNVWREQGIKSVRDCLEQLLNQANTSESSGAIVPSSEDIEQLYHHLNADALKFQALYYDEVRYLQTLDRERQLSSTTYR from the coding sequence ATGCGGCTACATCCGGATACGATCGCAGAGGTAAAGCAGCGCGTCGATATTTATGACGTGGTATCAGAGCATGTGGTACTGCGGAAACAGGGCAAGGACTTTGTAGGCTTATGTCCCTTTCACGATGACAAGTCTCCTAGCTTTAGCGTCAGTCCTAGCAAACAATTCTACTACTGCTTCAGTTGCGGGGCAGGGGGCAATGCTATCAAGTTTTTGATGGAACTGGGGCAGCAATCCTTTACAGATGTGGTGCTAGCCCTGGCAAATCGTTACCAAGTGCCAGTGAAGACCCTAGAGGTTGCTGATCGCGAGGAACTCCAGCGGCAGCTTTCAGTGCAAGAGCAACTGTACGAAATTTTGGCTCTGGCGGCAGACTTTTATGCCCATGCTCTACGACAGTCAACTGGGCAAAAAGCCCTAGCCTATTTGCTAGACAAGCGCAGTTTAACCGAAGAGACTATCCAACAGTTTCAACTGGGGTATGCTCCGCCGGGGTGGTCTACGCTGTGGGGCTATCTAGTGGAGCATAAACATAAACCCGCAGAACTGGTGGAACGGGCAGGGTTAGTGGTGCCTCGCAAAACTGGGGATGGCTATTACGATCGCTTCCGAGATCGGCTCATGATTCCTATTCATGATCTGCAAGGGCGGGTTATTGGTTTTGGGGGACGTGCCCTAGGGGACGAACAGCCCAAGTATCTCAACTCACCAGAGACAGAGTTATTCGATAAGAGTAAGACTCTCTTTGGGCTAGACAAAGCTCGTGCCATGATTGCCAAGCGAGACCAAGCCATTGTGGTAGAAGGTTATTTTGACGTAATTGCCCTCCACGCAGCAGGTATCACTAACGCAGTGGCATCCCTGGGTACAGCTTTGAACGCTGGTCAAGTCAAACAATTGCTACGCTACACCGAATCGAAGCAGATTGTCCTTAACTTTGATGCAGACAAGGCAGGCACTACGGCCACCGAGCGAGCCATCAGTGAAGTAGAGCATCTGGTTTATCAGGGACAGGTGCAGTTGCGGGTGTTAAACCTTCCCAATGGCAAGGATCCTGATGAATTTCTCCGGCAACATACCCCTGAAGATTACCAGCAACTCCTCCAAGAGGCTCCCCTCTGGCTTGACTGGCAAATTCAGCAGGTGCTGTTAGGACGAGACCTGAGGCAGGCTGACCAGTTTCAGCAGGCAGTAGGGGCGATCGTGAAACTTTTGGGCAACCTCACTAATGCTTCCCAGCGCACTTACTACATCCACCGCTGTGCTGAACTGCTTAGTCAAGGCGAAGCCCACCTGGCATTACAGCTAGAGGCTGACTTGCGAACTCAAGTACGGGGCCAACGCTGGCATGGGCAGGGACAAAAGTGGGAGCGTCCTGGCACTACTGGCTTGCGGGATGCTGCTGAAGCGCAATTACTCATGCTCTATCTGCATTGCCCAAATCATCGTCTCAGATGGCTGGATGAGTTAAAGCGTCGTGACCTGCTAGAGCCGGGGTTTGGCCTCTCTCACCATCGGTTTCTTTGGCAACAAATTCTCGCTAGCCAGCAACAACTTACGGGGTTGGATGTCACCTACTATCCCGGTAGTGGTGATATTGATTGGACTCCGCTGTTGACGATCGACCTCCTTGATCTCCTGCAAGACCACTACACCAACTTTCCCGAAGAAATGGCACAACTGACCCATCTGCTTCACCCCAGCGAAACTGATGTCCTTGTTTTGTCTCGCCCGGAACAAAACCTCATCACGGCGGCTGCCAGTCTAGAGCGTATTGCCTGCGAAAAACGCTGTCGTCATCTCTTAAACGTTTGGCGCGAGCAGGGAATCAAGTCGGTGCGCGATTGTCTGGAGCAACTCCTCAATCAAGCCAATACCTCTGAGTCATCTGGGGCGATCGTCCCTTCATCTGAGGATATTGAGCAACTCTATCACCACCTCAATGCTGATGCCCTCAAGTTTCAGGCGTTGTATTACGATGAAGTCCGCTATCTGCAAACCCTAGACCGCGAACGGCAATTATCATCAACCACTTATCGTTGA
- a CDS encoding Uma2 family endonuclease — MVTLTQNPAPPVIYPSCDGEPLAETSVHLDAIIAIVTALRHYLGDQALVLSNQFLYYAQGFPRLRVAPDGMVIFGVSPGGRDNYKLWEEGQVPAVIFEVTSASTQANDDGFKKTLYEQLGVAEYWQFDPKGEWIENRLRGYRLVGESYAVVNDYQSTVLQLRLEVEGNLLSFYRLDTGEKLLIPDELYQALQQEMAARREAEKRAEQLEAVLAQYRDRFGELPN, encoded by the coding sequence ATGGTTACCCTCACCCAAAATCCTGCGCCACCAGTCATCTACCCCAGTTGCGACGGAGAACCCTTGGCAGAAACCTCAGTTCACCTAGATGCCATCATTGCCATCGTCACAGCCTTGCGCCATTACCTAGGTGACCAAGCCCTTGTGCTTAGCAATCAGTTTTTATACTACGCCCAAGGCTTTCCTCGCTTGCGAGTAGCACCAGACGGCATGGTGATTTTTGGAGTCAGCCCCGGTGGACGTGACAACTACAAACTCTGGGAAGAAGGGCAAGTACCTGCCGTTATCTTTGAAGTCACCTCCGCTAGTACCCAAGCTAATGATGATGGTTTCAAAAAGACTCTGTACGAACAACTCGGAGTAGCAGAATACTGGCAGTTTGACCCCAAAGGAGAATGGATTGAGAATCGCCTGCGCGGCTATCGTCTCGTGGGCGAGAGTTATGCAGTTGTTAATGACTATCAGAGTACAGTGTTACAGTTGCGCCTAGAGGTAGAGGGCAACCTGTTGAGTTTCTATCGTCTAGACACGGGGGAGAAGCTGTTGATACCCGATGAGTTATACCAAGCCTTGCAGCAGGAAATGGCTGCACGACGTGAGGCGGAAAAACGGGCAGAGCAACTTGAAGCTGTTTTAGCTCAGTATCGCGATCGCTTTGGCGAGTTGCCTAATTAA
- the nfi gene encoding deoxyribonuclease V (cleaves DNA at apurinic or apyrimidinic sites), which translates to MNIYPQHDWNLPPHQAISLQRQLAQQVVDDRPLLLDDVRLVAGVDVSVKGNQSHGAVVVLTFPDLTLVETCCHQMITPFPYIPGLLSFRELPVLLAALQQLRHEPDVLLVDGMGRIHPRRFGIACHLGLWLQKPTIGCGKTPFVGTFAEPAPDRGSMSELVQAGETIGAVLRTRSQVKPVFISVGHLADLPTAIELTLRCTTRYRLPEPIRLAHQAAGKFSPC; encoded by the coding sequence GTGAATATTTATCCTCAGCATGACTGGAATTTACCCCCACATCAGGCGATCTCGCTCCAGCGACAGCTTGCTCAACAGGTCGTGGATGATCGTCCCTTGCTGCTAGATGACGTGCGCTTAGTTGCTGGAGTGGATGTGAGTGTGAAGGGTAATCAATCCCATGGGGCTGTTGTAGTGCTTACTTTTCCAGACCTGACGCTGGTAGAAACCTGCTGCCACCAGATGATCACACCCTTTCCCTATATTCCAGGCTTGTTGAGCTTTCGAGAGTTGCCCGTGCTATTGGCAGCCTTGCAGCAACTGCGCCATGAACCAGATGTGTTGCTAGTGGACGGCATGGGTCGAATTCATCCACGACGGTTTGGGATTGCTTGTCATCTGGGGTTATGGCTACAAAAGCCTACGATCGGCTGTGGCAAAACACCCTTTGTGGGGACATTTGCAGAGCCAGCACCAGATAGAGGAAGCATGAGTGAGTTGGTGCAAGCTGGGGAGACGATCGGGGCAGTTCTGAGAACCCGGAGTCAGGTCAAACCCGTGTTTATTTCCGTTGGGCATTTGGCCGATTTACCCACAGCCATTGAGCTAACTCTCCGCTGCACCACACGCTACCGTCTACCAGAACCCATTCGCCTTGCCCACCAAGCCGCAGGTAAATTTTCGCCATGCTGA
- a CDS encoding ATPase: YYTPIGQFVLMMEFQVGGLGYMTMTTFLLILIGKRFRLRDKLAIQQALDTPGLGGSKQIVTSIIAVTLIIELTGTFLLFLAFKQTNSPRTALWLALFHSISAFNNAGFSLFPNSLMTYVQSPLVSLTISGLIILGGIGYQVIMEAFLLVRDRLQQSQRCIILSLNFKIATATTAVLLIVGTIAFLVTEFHNPDTLKPLGSGGKLLAAWFQSVTTRTAGFNTIDNGKMTTAALCITIALMFIGASPGSTGGGIKTTTVRVLLAATRAALQGSEYVHMFQRQIPTALVLKAVGVFVGSLITVICASTLISLTDPTIDFIKILFESVSAFATVGLSMGITAQLSKVADLVLIATMYIGRVGVLLLMAAFYGDASPSTVRRPEEDLLVG; this comes from the coding sequence ATATTACACCCCGATCGGGCAATTTGTGCTGATGATGGAGTTTCAAGTAGGGGGCTTGGGTTACATGACTATGACCACCTTCTTGTTGATTCTCATTGGCAAACGGTTTCGCCTACGGGACAAACTTGCTATTCAGCAGGCCCTAGATACACCTGGCTTGGGGGGCAGTAAGCAGATAGTTACCTCGATCATCGCAGTGACCCTAATCATTGAGCTAACGGGTACATTCTTGTTATTTCTGGCCTTCAAGCAGACCAATTCCCCTAGGACAGCCCTTTGGCTAGCCTTATTTCACAGTATTAGTGCCTTTAACAATGCTGGGTTTAGCTTGTTTCCTAACAGTTTGATGACCTACGTACAATCACCGCTAGTGAGCTTGACCATTTCTGGCTTGATTATCTTGGGAGGAATTGGTTATCAGGTCATTATGGAGGCTTTTTTGCTAGTGCGCGATCGCCTGCAACAATCCCAGCGCTGCATCATTTTATCCCTCAACTTTAAGATTGCTACTGCTACGACTGCTGTGTTGCTTATTGTGGGCACGATCGCCTTCTTAGTCACAGAATTTCACAACCCCGATACCCTGAAACCCCTGGGGAGTGGAGGTAAGCTATTGGCAGCGTGGTTCCAGTCGGTTACGACCCGCACTGCTGGGTTTAATACCATCGATAATGGCAAAATGACAACAGCAGCCCTGTGTATTACGATTGCCTTAATGTTTATTGGCGCTAGTCCTGGTAGCACGGGAGGGGGCATTAAAACCACAACTGTACGTGTACTGCTTGCTGCAACGAGAGCTGCCCTTCAGGGTAGTGAGTATGTACACATGTTTCAACGGCAAATTCCTACAGCCTTGGTTCTGAAAGCTGTTGGTGTATTTGTAGGATCGCTAATTACAGTGATTTGTGCTAGCACGCTGATTTCTCTGACGGATCCGACGATCGACTTCATTAAAATTTTGTTTGAATCGGTCTCTGCCTTTGCTACGGTTGGCTTGTCGATGGGCATTACTGCCCAGCTTAGTAAAGTTGCAGATTTAGTATTAATTGCTACGATGTATATCGGCAGAGTAGGGGTGTTATTACTGATGGCTGCTTTCTATGGAGATGCTTCTCCTAGCACTGTACGCCGTCCAGAAGAAGATTTGCTTGTCGGTTAA